The Listeria monocytogenes genome window below encodes:
- a CDS encoding trypsin-like serine peptidase, with amino-acid sequence MNILKKITAIFIFSLAVLLMPLSGKAIVEKSLDLSGTTGVTNEEQLEIQDFVDSSKEAREKFVEEYNEAHPEDQVENTEPIINPIEKQAPRLLKKVVGADNRVKANVNNSPYKQIGYMEMSFKKGNKMVWYVGTGTIIGSNKVLTAGHNLYDKSTRSWANGVIFQPKMNNWVSPTYVTSSKLHIPVNWSSKGDSNYDIGVVTLSKSVSSYGSLKYRVPTANTTLFSTISGYPGESPKAGSQWYGNGNALITNQKISYSIDTTKGQSGSPIINNGSIIGVHTLEDSANSGVRITPALKSFIDGAK; translated from the coding sequence ATGAACATATTGAAAAAAATTACAGCTATTTTTATTTTTAGTTTAGCAGTTTTGCTAATGCCTTTAAGCGGCAAAGCAATTGTTGAAAAAAGTTTGGATTTAAGCGGAACAACAGGTGTCACGAATGAGGAGCAACTTGAAATACAAGATTTTGTTGACTCATCTAAAGAAGCTAGAGAGAAGTTTGTTGAGGAGTATAATGAGGCACATCCTGAGGATCAGGTGGAAAATACGGAGCCAATAATTAATCCTATAGAAAAACAGGCACCTAGACTTTTGAAAAAAGTGGTTGGGGCAGACAATAGAGTAAAAGCAAATGTAAATAATTCTCCATATAAACAAATAGGCTATATGGAAATGTCATTTAAGAAAGGAAATAAAATGGTTTGGTATGTTGGGACAGGAACAATTATCGGAAGCAATAAAGTCTTGACTGCAGGACACAATTTGTATGATAAGAGTACTAGATCGTGGGCAAATGGAGTTATTTTTCAGCCTAAAATGAATAATTGGGTATCCCCAACATATGTTACTAGTTCTAAATTACATATACCTGTAAATTGGTCGTCAAAAGGAGATAGCAATTATGACATAGGTGTAGTTACTTTATCTAAATCGGTTAGTAGTTATGGTTCTTTAAAATACAGAGTGCCAACGGCTAACACTACTTTATTTTCAACCATATCTGGATATCCCGGAGAGAGTCCCAAAGCTGGTTCACAGTGGTATGGAAATGGTAATGCACTTATTACCAACCAAAAAATTTCTTACTCCATAGATACAACAAAAGGACAAAGTGGTTCTCCGATAATTAACAATGGATCAATTATCGGTGTTCATACATTAGAGGATTCAGCAAATTCAGGAGTTAGAATAACTCCTGCTTTAAAATCTTTTATTGATGGAGCAAAATAA
- a CDS encoding DUF3267 domain-containing protein: protein MERKLVQEINLLENKKLVMNLNIVAIVIVLVLTVLGLVFSGGFAITNGFMGIIWLFGGYAVAIVIHEAVHGIFFKAFRPEAKVKFGFKNGMAYAGSPGAFYTKAQFFIISIAPFVVLTGLFIFLRFLGVNEAVLYLIFALHTSGCVGDFYYCILLINQPAGIVVEDTDKGISFYSEG, encoded by the coding sequence ATGGAAAGGAAATTGGTTCAAGAAATAAATTTACTAGAAAATAAAAAATTGGTTATGAATTTGAATATTGTTGCGATTGTTATTGTGCTTGTGTTAACTGTTTTGGGTCTTGTTTTTTCAGGTGGTTTTGCAATTACGAATGGTTTTATGGGGATTATTTGGCTGTTTGGTGGTTATGCAGTAGCAATTGTTATTCACGAAGCCGTACACGGGATTTTCTTTAAAGCATTTCGTCCAGAAGCAAAAGTGAAATTTGGTTTTAAAAATGGGATGGCTTATGCGGGGAGTCCGGGAGCATTTTATACGAAAGCACAATTCTTTATTATTTCGATTGCGCCATTTGTTGTTCTTACGGGTTTGTTCATTTTTCTACGATTTCTTGGGGTGAATGAAGCGGTTCTTTATTTGATTTTTGCATTACATACGTCTGGTTGTGTCGGGGATTTTTACTACTGCATTCTCTTGATTAATCAACCGGCTGGGATAGTCGTGGAAGATACGGATAAAGGAATAAGTTTTTATTCAGAAGGTTAA
- a CDS encoding class I SAM-dependent methyltransferase, translating to MKHHHNHHGEAGFKRKVDYLDRPERSEVLSPEDFLKAMPIEKTASILDLGAGTGFLTIPAAKLVDNTVFALDLDAKMLELIESKAEEAGLANVETLEASMNDIPLEASSVDVVLASLVLHEADSLADVLREVSRVVKTGGYFASLEFDTKGTDLKGPPMEIQISAEKLKEELAGFGFEVVKNWQLDEGMYVSIAVKK from the coding sequence ATGAAACATCATCATAATCACCACGGGGAAGCTGGATTTAAACGAAAAGTAGATTATTTGGATCGTCCAGAGCGGAGTGAAGTGCTGTCGCCAGAGGACTTTTTGAAAGCTATGCCAATCGAAAAAACAGCGAGCATTTTAGATTTAGGGGCGGGAACAGGATTTTTAACGATTCCAGCTGCAAAATTGGTTGATAATACAGTTTTTGCATTAGATTTAGATGCGAAAATGTTGGAATTAATTGAGTCGAAAGCGGAGGAAGCGGGTTTGGCTAATGTAGAAACGTTAGAAGCCAGCATGAATGATATTCCACTTGAGGCAAGTTCGGTGGATGTTGTGCTCGCATCGCTCGTGTTACATGAAGCAGATTCGCTCGCGGATGTTTTGCGTGAAGTGAGTAGAGTTGTGAAAACTGGCGGCTATTTTGCTAGTTTGGAGTTTGACACGAAAGGAACTGATTTGAAAGGCCCACCAATGGAAATTCAGATTTCTGCGGAGAAGTTGAAGGAAGAGCTCGCGGGATTTGGATTTGAAGTGGTGAAGAATTGGCAGTTGGATGAGGGGATGTATGTGAGTATTGCGGTGAAGAAGTAA
- a CDS encoding HAD family hydrolase, translating into MINLIFDIDDTVYDQLKPFENAFKTVFGKADNLKIENLYIKSRFYSDEVYHRVVRGEMPKAEMHVYRITQALNDFDYQITKKEAEAFQHAYEQNQRKIELTPGMKEILRWAKKNEITMGIITNGPKEHQQHKINDLQIIDWIPAEHTFISGGVGIEKPDKKIFELVEKQIGINSAETYYIGDSFENDVIGSKSAGWKSIWLNRRGHLRPTEAAFQPDYCVENEQQLFAILQEIF; encoded by the coding sequence ATGATTAACTTAATTTTTGATATTGATGATACAGTTTATGACCAACTAAAACCATTTGAAAACGCATTTAAAACTGTTTTTGGAAAAGCAGACAACCTGAAAATCGAAAATTTATATATTAAAAGTCGATTTTATAGCGATGAAGTGTATCACCGTGTTGTCCGAGGCGAAATGCCGAAAGCAGAAATGCACGTTTACCGGATTACGCAGGCGCTCAATGATTTTGATTATCAAATTACGAAAAAAGAAGCAGAAGCCTTTCAACACGCCTACGAACAAAATCAACGCAAAATCGAACTTACGCCAGGGATGAAAGAAATTCTCAGATGGGCTAAAAAGAACGAAATAACGATGGGAATTATTACAAACGGACCAAAAGAGCATCAACAACATAAAATAAATGATTTACAAATAATCGATTGGATTCCAGCCGAGCATACTTTTATTTCTGGTGGAGTAGGTATCGAAAAACCAGACAAAAAAATATTTGAGCTAGTAGAAAAGCAAATTGGAATTAATAGTGCAGAAACATATTATATTGGTGATTCTTTTGAAAATGATGTAATTGGTTCAAAAAGTGCGGGATGGAAATCTATTTGGTTGAATAGACGAGGACATTTGAGACCAACAGAGGCAGCATTTCAGCCAGATTATTGTGTTGAAAATGAGCAACAATTATTCGCAATTTTACAGGAGATATTTTAA
- a CDS encoding aldo/keto reductase family oxidoreductase, translating to MKRITIGNSALTASEISLGCMRMADLSKEDANKVINTALENGIDFFDHADIYGGGKSEEVFADAIDMNATVREKMILQSKCGIRQGFFDFSKEHIISSVEGSLKRLKTDYLDTLLLHRPDTLFEPEEVAAAFTELEKSGKVRHFGVSNQNPGQIELLKKYVDQELIANQLQFSIMHTGMIDTGFNVNMTIDPSLDRDGGILEYSRLNNMTIQAWSPFQYGFFEGVFLDNDKFPELNKVIDKIAADKGVTNSAIAVAWIQRHPASFQTVVGTMNPGRIADIAKASDVTLSREEWYEIYRAAGNQLP from the coding sequence TTGAAACGTATAACAATTGGTAATAGCGCTTTAACAGCTTCAGAAATTTCGCTAGGATGTATGAGAATGGCGGATCTTAGTAAAGAGGATGCTAATAAAGTGATTAATACAGCACTTGAAAATGGCATTGATTTTTTTGACCACGCAGATATTTATGGCGGTGGTAAATCAGAGGAAGTTTTTGCTGATGCAATTGATATGAATGCAACTGTTCGTGAAAAAATGATTCTTCAATCAAAATGCGGAATTCGTCAAGGATTCTTTGATTTTTCCAAAGAGCACATTATTTCATCTGTAGAAGGTAGCTTAAAACGCCTGAAAACAGACTATTTAGATACACTTTTACTTCACCGTCCGGATACACTTTTTGAACCAGAAGAAGTAGCGGCGGCTTTCACTGAACTGGAAAAAAGTGGAAAAGTGCGCCATTTCGGCGTAAGTAATCAAAATCCAGGTCAAATTGAACTACTGAAAAAATACGTAGACCAAGAATTAATCGCCAACCAATTGCAATTTAGTATTATGCATACTGGTATGATTGATACTGGTTTTAATGTGAATATGACAATTGATCCTTCACTTGATCGTGACGGCGGTATTTTGGAATATAGTCGCTTAAACAACATGACAATCCAAGCATGGTCCCCGTTCCAATATGGTTTCTTTGAAGGAGTTTTCTTGGATAACGATAAATTCCCTGAATTGAACAAAGTAATCGACAAAATTGCTGCTGACAAAGGTGTAACTAATTCAGCTATTGCGGTTGCATGGATTCAGCGTCATCCAGCAAGCTTCCAAACAGTGGTTGGTACAATGAATCCTGGAAGAATTGCCGATATTGCTAAAGCTTCTGACGTAACGCTTAGTCGTGAAGAATGGTATGAAATTTACCGTGCGGCTGGCAACCAATTACCTTAA
- a CDS encoding Cna B-type domain-containing protein translates to MLKHNWQKVFVVMVAVALVLQLVPWSNIFAGAEENQMKTTQQITPPDDQKAADENNSTVIPDTKEITKNLVNGKQLLKDSVEWNFTNKVTDANGNTKTEYQPGDTIKLAVSLAIPSYSESVLNDTYTFWIQKSFFQGDKATFVNPVIDGMTPKQYIFTEDSIKNPTGSKIIDGIEYVGYSLQFNKNQEVLEKYANEPLTNAKFDMFFTLSTTISQKEVYTPIIIEDNSNVNISEIEVPVTPTEPDTKDGVMRTAKKMDSAWRMDPNTGKYILIADNPENYVPQNGDLVYFNIFTNNYSGKTAVVSKMTDELPSGYAILEEDSTEWQALIKASGSQLQRGWKLSDDQTNLAPGAKRYDFPYDPEKEFAPNAGENRGLAAKVVDVTKDLTNIAKVPSAGGEGSTGSVTPSGKDVYDMAIKTKINATYDKNNKLVGKVASDVTPVSITEGATVSVNYTAVNQGNYTKNNVVYAYIPAGFELNNETDEFKTANQKWKYEKTIPQDNANGIWSDIKVYSYTIPDGMESGGSKSVQLYAKAQGMPDDGTYVSTDFYIAGEIGSFSNFNGDSTLDGSITDVDSTPDMNPGNDLLSNLDGTVKPIDSFEKEKAHVINQNAKSTTDLQDEDDFDYDYVTFVKPPVVIPTNGKMFEKTRLSAAKAQETARNLLGVDIVGKELKDYVPLADDGVITSPKTYMVYEMNINPDGIKDTLNSTFTDTLPKGLKMLEYDINSLNSSNKHIYGFTMNKYEGTPKYTNADGEDVIVYQDGLYSNKQVCIANSKLNDIGVRYFGNNAEKMGVTGSVTNDARTLTLNFGQPSTDPFYNETKAAYKVYMIVIIDPNEIDYSSIMQNKATYTYNEGEIVSYENSEMSWAAGGGTAYAKKYVLDNKTNNYLSGSQYSLAIPDASGNVSVDYKVRVRSAYEFDKSSININDKIPAANFKSISDVSINGFEATANTGFLQDGELESPKTLDASDYALNATVNGDELTITNPIDIPQMQLYNVLFKVNYKDVKFGTKLVNRAAGSEVNTVVPLELNLLKQDDISKNALTGYEFKAYYADENGKADLTKPVKDTDNNEIVMTDSSGAANFIPTGYKTTSQNQEWKVVLVETKTPTGYESNENKEYPVTVKSDANGNLSIPTSTETGLEITNDDHGATTATIDNHADVKMIDVNGEKTWTGDTEADRPDSIEVQLLQDGVAYGSPITVTKADDWKYEFKNVPETNADGNKYTYTVLENTVANYTSAVTGLDINNTLIKPDIKMINLDGQKTWKNDTENDRPASIEIQLQQNGQDYGFPVTVTKANNWKYEFKNLPETTNDGAAYNYTIVEKAVPGYETKVDGMNVINTKIDAPKITVSGEKTWKNDTTKDRPDYIEVQLLQNGQTYGDPVKVTKESDWKYSFKDLPKADANNNAYRYSVAEKAVPGYNTTTDGMNLINTKVTDKKNLTTASGTKTWVGDNEKTRPASIEVQLLQNGKAYGTPIKVTAKSNWKYSFTNLPEKDKTGKKYSYTVSEKQVSGYSVTVKGMDLTNTKVTKITIKDTHSTNKPSKTKKLPGTGDTNGMLLFAGGLALLFLGVYLRRKSAK, encoded by the coding sequence ATGCTAAAACACAACTGGCAAAAAGTGTTCGTTGTAATGGTTGCGGTTGCCCTTGTTTTGCAACTAGTTCCATGGTCTAATATTTTCGCCGGAGCGGAAGAAAATCAGATGAAAACAACGCAACAAATAACACCACCAGATGATCAAAAAGCAGCGGATGAAAACAACTCAACCGTAATACCTGACACTAAAGAGATAACTAAAAATCTAGTTAACGGAAAGCAATTGTTAAAAGATTCCGTTGAATGGAATTTTACAAATAAAGTAACGGATGCAAACGGGAATACAAAAACAGAATATCAACCAGGAGATACTATCAAATTGGCAGTAAGTTTAGCCATTCCGTCTTATTCAGAGTCAGTTTTAAATGATACCTATACATTTTGGATTCAAAAATCATTTTTCCAAGGAGATAAAGCGACCTTTGTGAATCCAGTAATTGATGGAATGACACCAAAACAGTATATATTTACAGAAGACTCTATCAAAAATCCTACTGGTAGCAAGATAATTGATGGTATTGAATACGTAGGTTATAGCCTCCAATTCAATAAAAATCAGGAAGTTTTAGAAAAGTATGCGAATGAGCCTTTAACAAATGCGAAGTTTGATATGTTCTTTACATTAAGCACAACAATTTCTCAAAAAGAAGTTTATACTCCAATCATTATAGAGGACAATAGCAACGTTAATATTAGTGAAATTGAAGTGCCAGTAACCCCAACGGAGCCGGATACGAAAGATGGCGTAATGCGCACAGCCAAAAAAATGGACTCGGCTTGGCGGATGGATCCAAATACTGGAAAATATATTCTAATTGCGGATAATCCCGAAAACTATGTTCCACAAAATGGAGATTTAGTCTATTTCAATATTTTTACAAATAACTATTCTGGAAAAACAGCAGTAGTAAGCAAAATGACGGATGAACTTCCTTCTGGATATGCTATTTTGGAGGAAGATTCTACTGAATGGCAAGCATTAATTAAGGCAAGTGGAAGTCAATTGCAAAGAGGTTGGAAGTTATCTGATGATCAAACCAACCTAGCACCAGGAGCGAAAAGATATGATTTTCCTTATGATCCTGAAAAGGAATTTGCCCCTAACGCAGGAGAAAATAGAGGACTTGCTGCTAAAGTAGTAGATGTAACAAAAGACTTAACTAACATTGCAAAAGTTCCCTCAGCAGGAGGAGAAGGTTCTACAGGATCAGTAACTCCTAGTGGGAAAGATGTGTATGATATGGCTATAAAAACCAAAATCAACGCAACGTATGATAAAAACAATAAATTAGTTGGTAAAGTTGCTTCAGATGTTACACCTGTATCTATTACAGAAGGAGCTACGGTAAGTGTTAATTATACAGCAGTTAACCAAGGTAATTACACGAAAAATAATGTAGTCTATGCCTATATACCAGCAGGTTTCGAATTAAATAATGAAACAGATGAATTTAAAACAGCTAATCAAAAATGGAAATATGAAAAAACAATACCCCAAGATAATGCTAACGGGATATGGAGTGACATTAAAGTATATTCCTACACAATACCAGATGGAATGGAATCTGGCGGAAGTAAATCAGTTCAACTATACGCTAAAGCGCAAGGTATGCCAGATGATGGCACATATGTTTCAACAGATTTTTATATAGCTGGAGAAATTGGATCATTTTCGAATTTTAATGGGGATTCTACATTAGATGGAAGCATTACTGACGTGGATTCAACTCCTGATATGAATCCAGGTAATGATTTATTAAGTAATCTGGATGGAACCGTAAAACCAATTGATAGCTTTGAAAAAGAAAAAGCACATGTAATCAATCAAAATGCTAAATCAACTACTGACTTGCAGGATGAAGATGATTTTGATTACGATTATGTCACTTTCGTAAAACCACCTGTAGTAATTCCTACCAACGGAAAAATGTTTGAGAAGACACGTTTATCAGCTGCAAAAGCACAAGAAACTGCACGCAACTTACTAGGCGTGGATATTGTTGGAAAAGAGCTCAAAGATTATGTTCCACTAGCTGATGACGGAGTGATTACTTCTCCAAAAACATATATGGTTTATGAAATGAATATTAATCCAGATGGAATAAAAGATACGCTAAATTCCACTTTTACTGACACATTACCAAAAGGGTTAAAAATGTTAGAGTATGATATTAATAGTTTGAATTCAAGCAATAAACATATATATGGCTTTACAATGAATAAGTACGAAGGTACCCCGAAATATACCAATGCAGACGGAGAAGATGTAATTGTCTATCAAGATGGATTATACTCCAATAAACAAGTCTGTATAGCAAACAGCAAATTAAATGATATTGGCGTTAGGTATTTCGGAAACAATGCAGAAAAAATGGGCGTGACTGGCTCAGTAACAAATGATGCTCGTACATTAACACTTAACTTTGGACAGCCATCGACGGATCCGTTTTATAATGAAACAAAAGCTGCTTATAAAGTGTATATGATTGTAATTATTGATCCTAATGAAATTGATTACAGTAGTATCATGCAAAATAAAGCAACATACACTTATAATGAAGGTGAAATCGTTTCATATGAAAATAGTGAAATGAGCTGGGCTGCTGGTGGCGGAACTGCTTATGCAAAAAAATATGTATTAGATAATAAAACAAATAATTATTTAAGCGGAAGCCAGTACAGTCTGGCTATACCTGATGCTAGTGGAAATGTATCTGTAGATTACAAGGTCCGCGTGAGAAGTGCTTATGAATTTGATAAATCATCTATCAATATCAATGATAAAATACCAGCGGCTAACTTCAAATCTATTTCCGATGTATCAATTAATGGATTTGAAGCAACAGCTAATACTGGTTTCTTACAAGATGGAGAGCTCGAATCTCCAAAAACCCTAGATGCAAGTGATTACGCACTAAATGCTACGGTAAATGGGGATGAATTAACTATCACAAACCCAATTGATATTCCTCAAATGCAACTTTATAATGTTTTGTTTAAAGTAAACTATAAAGATGTAAAATTTGGGACAAAACTAGTTAACCGAGCAGCTGGTTCAGAAGTAAATACGGTTGTCCCGCTAGAATTAAATCTTCTAAAACAAGACGATATAAGCAAAAATGCATTGACAGGCTATGAATTCAAAGCTTATTATGCAGATGAAAATGGAAAAGCAGATTTAACGAAACCAGTCAAAGATACAGATAATAACGAAATTGTGATGACGGATTCGTCTGGTGCAGCAAACTTCATCCCGACTGGTTATAAAACAACTTCTCAAAATCAAGAATGGAAAGTAGTTCTTGTTGAGACCAAGACCCCAACTGGTTATGAATCAAATGAAAATAAAGAGTATCCAGTTACAGTGAAGAGTGATGCGAATGGTAACTTATCCATTCCAACTAGCACAGAAACAGGTCTTGAAATCACCAATGATGATCACGGAGCAACAACAGCGACTATTGACAACCATGCAGACGTGAAAATGATTGATGTGAATGGAGAAAAAACTTGGACAGGTGACACAGAAGCAGATCGTCCGGACTCCATCGAAGTACAACTTTTACAAGATGGTGTAGCATACGGTAGCCCAATTACTGTAACAAAAGCAGATGACTGGAAATATGAATTCAAAAATGTTCCAGAAACAAACGCAGATGGAAATAAATACACGTATACAGTTTTAGAAAATACAGTAGCTAACTACACAAGTGCTGTCACAGGCCTTGATATTAACAACACATTAATTAAGCCAGACATAAAAATGATTAATCTTGACGGTCAAAAAACGTGGAAAAACGATACGGAAAATGATCGTCCAGCATCCATCGAAATTCAATTACAACAAAATGGACAAGATTATGGTTTCCCAGTAACGGTTACAAAAGCTAATAACTGGAAATACGAATTTAAAAATCTACCAGAAACAACCAATGATGGAGCGGCTTACAACTACACAATTGTAGAAAAAGCTGTCCCAGGCTATGAAACTAAAGTTGACGGGATGAACGTCATTAACACAAAAATAGATGCACCAAAAATCACTGTTTCTGGTGAAAAAACATGGAAAAATGATACGACCAAAGATCGGCCAGACTATATCGAAGTACAACTTTTACAAAATGGCCAAACATATGGCGATCCAGTCAAAGTAACGAAAGAAAGCGACTGGAAATATAGCTTTAAAGATTTGCCGAAAGCTGATGCTAACAACAACGCTTATCGTTACTCTGTTGCAGAAAAAGCAGTTCCAGGCTACAACACAACAACAGATGGAATGAATTTAATCAACACAAAAGTAACCGATAAGAAAAATCTAACTACAGCGAGCGGTACAAAAACTTGGGTAGGTGACAATGAAAAAACACGTCCTGCATCTATCGAAGTACAACTTTTACAAAATGGTAAAGCATACGGAACACCAATTAAAGTAACAGCAAAATCGAATTGGAAATACAGCTTTACCAACCTTCCAGAGAAAGACAAAACAGGTAAAAAATACAGCTATACCGTATCTGAAAAACAAGTATCTGGCTATAGTGTAACCGTAAAAGGTATGGATTTAACGAATACAAAAGTAACAAAAATAACAATAAAAGATACACATTCTACCAATAAACCAAGTAAAACGAAAAAATTACCTGGAACTGGTGATACAAATGGCATGTTGCTATTTGCTGGTGGATTAGCACTGTTATTCTTAGGGGTGTACCTTAGAAGAAAAAGTGCTAAATAA
- a CDS encoding Rrf2 family transcriptional regulator, translating to MKFSKATNYALHTMVYLTNLSPEKSVGVKELATKQNVSPTYLSKVLTMLVKAGFIESVTGVNGGYKLAESASSISFLDVIQAIEGKGAFFHCDPKNHSESQPHCLIGEVMNKAEQQMEDYLSKQTVGSIVVEIEKHQH from the coding sequence ATGAAATTTTCCAAAGCAACCAATTATGCACTACATACGATGGTTTATTTAACTAATTTATCACCAGAAAAATCTGTCGGTGTGAAAGAACTTGCGACCAAGCAAAATGTGTCGCCAACTTATCTATCTAAAGTGTTGACGATGCTAGTGAAAGCGGGCTTTATTGAGTCAGTAACAGGCGTCAATGGCGGGTATAAGTTAGCAGAATCAGCAAGTAGTATTAGTTTTCTTGATGTCATTCAAGCGATTGAAGGGAAGGGAGCCTTTTTCCATTGTGATCCTAAAAACCACAGCGAAAGCCAGCCGCACTGCTTGATTGGCGAAGTGATGAATAAGGCAGAACAACAAATGGAAGATTATTTAAGCAAACAAACAGTAGGTAGTATTGTCGTGGAAATTGAAAAACATCAACATTAA
- a CDS encoding lipoprotein — protein MKKTISLILLLLILTACSNNPQKDSSVEANGIVESVDDYSILVNSFKENSDKAPADKGEKIYFDIEDKYYNEEGKKIKLSEIKRNDKVLIELSDDYKIQETYPGKIDSMDVIKIIKLNS, from the coding sequence ATGAAAAAAACTATCAGCTTAATACTGTTATTATTAATTTTAACGGCTTGTTCAAATAATCCCCAAAAAGATTCTAGTGTAGAAGCTAACGGGATAGTAGAAAGCGTGGATGATTACTCAATATTAGTTAATAGCTTTAAAGAAAATTCAGACAAAGCTCCCGCGGATAAAGGTGAGAAAATTTATTTTGATATAGAAGATAAATATTATAATGAGGAAGGCAAGAAAATAAAACTCTCCGAAATTAAAAGAAATGATAAAGTACTTATTGAGTTATCAGACGATTATAAAATACAAGAAACTTATCCAGGGAAAATAGACTCAATGGATGTAATAAAGATTATTAAATTAAATAGTTAA